A stretch of DNA from Flavobacteriaceae bacterium MAR_2009_75:
AAACTATTTTAAAATTACTGAGATCAGTCATTAATTCGGGAAAATCGCCGCGTAGACTTTGAATAAGGGCATATATGTTAATCTCTTGTAATTCAGTGTCTTCGTAGTCCACTGCTGTGACATATTCTTTAATATCTTCTGTAAGACGGCTGATACTATCTGAAAGTATATGAAGCTTGGGCAGAAGCGTTTTAACGTTCTCTTCATTTTTTTCGTTTTTAATGACATCTATTATCAAAGACATAGTTGTAACCGGTGCTCTTAAATTATGGGATATTAAATAACTAAACTGCTCTAACTGCTCATTTTTAACACTTAAACGCTGGTTCGTTTTTTTGACTACATCATTTATCGTTTTCAAGCTTTTTTGATTGATCAACAACACCTTATTTTTTTCTTCTATTCTACTATATAAATCTCTATTATTTGATTGATATTTATTAAAACCATATGAAATACCGGACAACGTAAGTAACGAAAACAGATGCAGCAATATAAAGTTCTGGTAAAGGGGCCATAAACCAGCTTTTATAGCTTCAGGTGGTATTTCACGAACAACGGCCCATTCAGTTGCTGTTACTATTTTCTCGGGTGCCACGTAAGCAGCACTTTTATTGAGTTCCCCATTGGTCATAAGAACTTTATGAAGACTCCAAACCCTACCATCTTCAAAAAAAGTAGTGTCCTTTCCCGATTGTAGGCCCTTCACATTTAATTTTTGCAACCTACCATCAAGTGAATCTACGCTCTTATTCATTTCGAACGTCATGGTTTTATCACCGATACTTGATGCAATAATGTTATGTTCAGAATCAATTACATACGTATTACCATCAGGTCTTGTACTTGTCAGTATGCCAAGTACATCTTGCATACGAAAATTAATAACGATTAATCCAGTTTTCTGATTTAAAGAATCATAGATAGGCCCAACGGTTCGAAGAACGGGTTTATAGGGTTTTTCAATTATCCCATCTTCTCGATTTAAATTTATACGAGACAGGTAAATTTCACCCTTATTCAAGTTCAAACCTTGTTTGACATATTCGCTGTCAACCTTGTTTTGTAAAGGAGCCAACTCCATTTTCTGACCTAAATTACTTTGATACCTAAGTAATTCTTTACCCTCTAAATCAATAATTCGAAACTGGTCGTAGAAACCAATATTTTTAATGACCTCAATATACGGATGCAGAAAACTCGAGTGCTGACCTTTAGGATCAAAGGAGGGCGGATAAATTATAGAAGACCAATAATTGGTATTATGAATCAGGTAATGACAAACATCACTTAGCAGATAAGTCTTATTTCTTGAAATAGAATCTTCTCTCTGCTTTAAGGTAGCAATTCTTTCTTCTTTATGCCCTATCAACATCAAGAGAGAAATAACTAACAATGGTATATAAAGCAATAAAAAAATATTAAAATACTTCTTCCACATAAAGTTTTGAACTGCTAAAAAGACTACAGTACTATATTAAGATTTCGGGGAGGAGCAGCAAGTAATCGATAATAGATACATATCTAAAGTACATTTTTTCATACGATAAAATGTTAATATAAATAAAAATTATTGTGGTATCGAGCACACCTATTCTCAAAAAAAGGTTCATAGGCCACTTCTATGCGTTTAGATGAAAAATACATATTATCCAGTCAGAAACATTCAATTGAACTCAGATAGAGCAACTTATCGAATACCACTATGTATTGAACCCCTTACTCACAATGCAGGACAATACCTATTCATCAATACGCTATCAACTTGTTCAAATCATTAACAAAAACTACTTTTACTATATTTGATCACTAACGCCTTGGCCAAACTTTGTACTATGAAAAACGTATTTAATCTTCAAGTTTCAGAAGAGCTCATTTCACGGGTGAATTCATTAACCCCAAAAACCCAAAATTTATGGGGCAAAATGAATGTGGCCCAAATGTTGGCCCATTGCAATGTTACTTATGATTTAGTTTATACTGATAAATACCCAAAGCCAAAAGGTTTTAAAAAGTTCATGATAAAGCTGTTTGCCAAAAGAATTGTTACCGGGCCAAAACCTTACAAAAAAAATATGCGTACCGCACCTGTATTTTTGGTAGTAGACGAACGTGATTTTCAAAAGGAAAAAGATCTATTGATCGACCATATAAAAAAAACCCAGAAATTAGGCGAGGAGTATTTTGACAAAAGAGAATCACATGCATTCGGTCCTCTCTCAACGAAAGAGTGGAATATTTTGTTCTACAAACACCTTGACCACCATTTACAGCAGTTTGGTGTTTAACAACTGTACTGTTTATTAAAACAAACTTTTGCAAAATTCAGGTACTGAATAACGAATAATACAGGTCTTTCAATACCCTTTGAATACAATCTTCAGGGTTTCTATTAAATGGTTTGTG
This window harbors:
- a CDS encoding signal transduction histidine kinase → MWKKYFNIFLLLYIPLLVISLLMLIGHKEERIATLKQREDSISRNKTYLLSDVCHYLIHNTNYWSSIIYPPSFDPKGQHSSFLHPYIEVIKNIGFYDQFRIIDLEGKELLRYQSNLGQKMELAPLQNKVDSEYVKQGLNLNKGEIYLSRINLNREDGIIEKPYKPVLRTVGPIYDSLNQKTGLIVINFRMQDVLGILTSTRPDGNTYVIDSEHNIIASSIGDKTMTFEMNKSVDSLDGRLQKLNVKGLQSGKDTTFFEDGRVWSLHKVLMTNGELNKSAAYVAPEKIVTATEWAVVREIPPEAIKAGLWPLYQNFILLHLFSLLTLSGISYGFNKYQSNNRDLYSRIEEKNKVLLINQKSLKTINDVVKKTNQRLSVKNEQLEQFSYLISHNLRAPVTTMSLIIDVIKNEKNEENVKTLLPKLHILSDSISRLTEDIKEYVTAVDYEDTELQEINIYALIQSLRGDFPELMTDLSNFKIVYELQEWKTVKSSKYHLQSVFRHLISNAIKYRNTEIVSYLLFRSEVENNRKILYVEDNGLGINMERYGDDLFKLYKKFHRNVSGKGMGLFMVKTQLEEVGATISAKSIEGKGTKFKIIF